The following nucleotide sequence is from Candidatus Poseidoniia archaeon.
GACCAGCGGATCAAGGTAGGCGAAGCCGCTGCCGAGCGCCCACCCCAGCAGCAGCGCCAGGATGACGAAGACCGAGATGAGCGCGTCGGCCAGCACGTGCAGGTAGGCGCCGCGCAGGTTCAGGTCGGCGATGTCTTTCGAGCTGGCAAAAAGGCGTTCGAGGCGTGACAGGATGAAGTCGAAGTCCTCGGCGTACGACTGTGCCAGCCGGTTCCACGAGCCGAAGTCGCGCGGCGTGTGGTCGTGCGAATGGTCGTGCGAGTGACCGTGCGAATGGCCGCCGCCTTCGTGGCCCTGCCCCAGAATCCAGGCGCACCAGCCGTTGACGAAAAGCCCGATGACCGCGACCGGCAGCGCCTGCCCGTAGCTGATTTCGGGCCGTTCGACGAAGTGGCGGAACGCCTCGTAGCCGATGTAGAGCGCGACGATGCCG
It contains:
- the dmeF gene encoding CDF family Co(II)/Ni(II) efflux transporter DmeF; the encoded protein is MHGDPQGLAGDGERRTQVVVAITLVMMVVEIATGWLTSSVALLADGWHMGTHAAALGITLYAYHFTRTHPDIEEGSPQASRASALGGFASAIVLGIVALYIGYEAFRHFVERPEISYGQALPVAVIGLFVNGWCAWILGQGHEGGGHSHGHSHDHSHDHTPRDFGSWNRLAQSYAEDFDFILSRLERLFASSKDIADLNLRGAYLHVLADALISVFVILALLLGWALGSGFAYLDPLVGIVGGVVIARWALGLVSDSSRELLGLEQA